The Impatiens glandulifera chromosome 3, dImpGla2.1, whole genome shotgun sequence genome contains a region encoding:
- the LOC124930402 gene encoding probable pectinesterase 55, whose product MTSFFSLLISIVVSSTIFLCPSLSYEFSSTVTVDKSGKGQFKTIQEAINSVPTGNTKWVHIVVNPGVYNEKVTISSTREFIFLEGKGYSQTTISWDDHQATNDSATFSSLANNFVAKDISFMNSYNIKTKNTMTPALAIYIFGDKSAFYNCGFYGLQDTLYDGNGRHYFNSCYIEGAVDFIWGYGQSVYEGCKINSTAGQLSSPGFITAQGRESLQDKSGFVFIKGTIDGTGQVYLGRAYRAFSRVIFIEVTMSSVVLPLGWDAWMGAGKEGSLTNIEVSCKGPGANTSKRATWTKIVKSDSADLQQFTTQKFIDQDGWLAKTRFL is encoded by the exons ATGACTTCTTTCTTTTCATTGCTAATATCAATAGTAGTGTCTTCGACTATCTTTCTCTGTCCAAGTCTTTCATATGAATTCTCGTCCACTGTAACCGTCGATAAGTCTGGAAAAGGACAATTCAAAACAATTCAAGAAGCGATTAACTCGGTTCCTACAGGAAATACTAAATGGGTTCACATCGTTGTTAATCCGGGTGTTTACAA TGAAAAGGTGACTATCTCATCAACGAGAGAATTCATATTTCTAGAGGGGAAAGGATATTCTCAAACAACAATCTCATGGGATGATCATCAAGCTACAAATGACAGTGCAACCTTCAGCTCACTTGCCAATAATTTTGTTGCTAAGGATATATCATTTATG aattcatataatattaaaacaaagaatACTATGACACCAGCTTTGGCAATTTACATATTTGGGGACAAATCAGCTTTCTATAATTGCGGTTTTTATGGATTACAAGATACACTTTATGATGGTAACGGTCGCCATTACTTTAACTCTTGCTACATTGAAGGTGCTGTTGATTTTATTTGGGGCTATGGTCAATCCGTTTATGAG GGTTGCAAAATTAATTCCACAGCGGGGCAATTGAGTTCTCCTGGCTTTATTACCGCACAAGGACGAGAGTCATTACAAGATAAAAGTGGCTTTGTGTTCATTAAGGGTACTATTGATGGAACCGGACAGGTTTACCTTGGAAGAGCGTATCGTGCATTCTCTAGAGTTATTTTCATTGAAGTGACGATGAGTTCCGTTGTGCTTCCATTGGGATGGGATGCTTGGATGGGTGCCGGGAAAGA AGGCTCTTTGACGAATATAGAGGTTAGTTGCAAAGGGCCAGGGGCCAACACTTCAAAACGGGCAACATGGACAAAGATAGTGAAGTCTGATAGTGCCGACTTACAACAATTCACCACTCAAAAATTTATTGACCAAGATGGTTGGCTAGCTAAAACTCGTTTTTTATGA